Part of the Bacteroidales bacterium genome is shown below.
ATTCGACCTTTGGTTACCAGACTGCAGTACAAATTGCCACTGAATCGGTGGATAAGCTTGTTACGACTGCTGCCAGCCATAACCGTATCTTTGTGCTGGAAGTTATGGGTCGTGATACAGGCTGGATTGCTTTGAATTCCTCAGTTGCCGGTGGTGCTGAAATTTGCCTTATTCCTGAGATTCCTTATGATGTGGATAAGGTAATGGAAAGAATCTATTCCAGGTTCAGAAAAGACAGGGGTTTTGTTATTATTGCGATTGCCGAAGGTGCTATGCCCAAACATGGTGATCAGTCCAAGGAAGAAACCGGGGAAGTAGGTTATGCCAATGTGAAGTATAGTGGAGCTGCCGCAAGGTTGGTGGATGAATTGAAGCAAGCCGGCTGTCCTTATGACATCAGAAGTACTGTGCTTGGACATTTACAAAGAGGCGGAGTTCCGCTGGCTTACGACAGAATCCTCGCTACACAGTTCGGAGTGAAAGCATTTGAAATGGTATTGGAAGGAAATTTCGGTGAGATGGTCGCTTACAGGCATCCCGATATCACTTCTGTACCGCTGGAAGATGTGGTTACTCAGCATAAGTATGTGGAACCGGATTCTGATTTGGTAAGAAACGCTAAAGGAGTTGGAATAAGCTTTGGTGAATAGGACACATTTCAGATAATAAAATAAAAAGAGGCTGTCTGGAAAGTGAATTGAATTGCATTCTACCGGACAGCCTTTCTTTTTTTCCTTATTGATCCAGAAAAAATTTGGTTATGAGTACTGCCGTAGAAATACTTCCGCCTATAATGACGCCTGTGTTGGTCTGTGAAAAATAACCGTCCTCATTATTATATCCATTCACCAATACAAACGTGGATGTAGCGAGCAATAGGCCGCCGGCTACGTAGAGCATGGTAAAATCTGTCCCTCTCCTGAAATTGAATATAGGAGGATTATTTTGTTTTTTGTTCAGATGAATCAATTGATGTTTAAATAGTTGATAATTTTCAGGCAATGATTCTGCAGAGATTGTGTTTGGAGCATAATGGCCTTTATTTTCAT
Proteins encoded:
- a CDS encoding ATP-dependent 6-phosphofructokinase, whose protein sequence is MNRVLLATGGGDCPGLNAVIRAVVKRASKERDWEVLGSVQAFNGILWEPSEVKVLDEHTVSGIHFKGGTILETTNKGGPFAWPVKNTDGTWSEVDRSDEMVRKLQYMGVDAVINIGGDGSQRISQALTEKGLNVIGVPKTIDNDLAVTDSTFGYQTAVQIATESVDKLVTTAASHNRIFVLEVMGRDTGWIALNSSVAGGAEICLIPEIPYDVDKVMERIYSRFRKDRGFVIIAIAEGAMPKHGDQSKEETGEVGYANVKYSGAAARLVDELKQAGCPYDIRSTVLGHLQRGGVPLAYDRILATQFGVKAFEMVLEGNFGEMVAYRHPDITSVPLEDVVTQHKYVEPDSDLVRNAKGVGISFGE